From the genome of Meiothermus sp. CFH 77666:
AGGAGGGCATTCTGCCTTATGGGGCCCTGCAAGCCCTGGCTCCGAGCCTCGAGACCCTCTCGGCGGTGCGGCCCGTCACGCTCTTGCTGTTGCATACCCGCTCCGACCAGCCGGGGGCCGAACTGCTGCAATATCTGCGCCAACCCGATATGGTCTTTCAGCTCAAACCGGGCCAGTTTCTGATTGCCCTGCAAGGCAGCAACCTCGAGGGCGCCCAGATCGTGTTCCGCCGCATCAGGCAGAACCTGGCCATCCGGGCCTATGGCGTACTGCCCTTGCAGGGCATGAGCATCCAGCAGGCCCTGGTGCAGCTTCAGGGGGAGCTCGAGCACTACTATCTGACACAGCATTGAGCAGGCCGAAAGCGGAAGGCTAAAAGCCGAAAGCCGTAAGCTCAAAGCTGAGGCCAGATACGTTCATTTGCCTTCAGCTTTCAGCCTTTGGCCTTCGGCTTATCTCACTCTAGACCGCTATCAGCCCCACCCGTTCCTCGAAGGCCCGCTCGAGGCCGCTCTTGTTTAGCACCTCTCCCAGCGCTTTGAAGAAAACCCGGTAGTGCTCAGGTCTTGCACTCTCGCCCATCAGGCCCAGCCGCAGTACCTTGCCGGCAGTGGGGCCAATGCCCCCGGCCACGGAGATCCCTCTGGCATAGAGAGCTTTGCGGATCTCCGCCTCGTGCAGCCCCTGGGGAGGGCGTACTACCAGCACGGTGGGCAACCGGGCACCTTCGGCAGCGTAGGCGCTGAAGCCCAGCTCTTCCAGGAGCGAGAGTACCGCAGTGTACAGGGTTCCGGCGCGTTGCTGGCGCTTTTCTAGGCCCTCTTCCAGGGCCAGCTTGAGGGCTTCTTCCAGGGCGTAGTGCAGCAGCACTGGCGAGGTGCAGAAGTAGCCTTCCTGCTCCCAGTACACCGCGACCCTCGAGAGATCCGAATACCAGCCCCGCACCTGCCCCAGGCACTCGCGGCCCCGCAGCGAAAGGGCAAAGGGGGCCAGCCCGGGCGGGGCCGAGAGGCATTTCTGGCTGCCCGTGAAGGCGTAGTCTATGCCCAGTTTTTGCATGGAGAGCGGCATCATGCCCGCGGTGGTAACGGCGTCTACCATGAAGAGCGCTCCGTGGGCCTGTACCAGGGCGGCAATTTCCTCTACCGGGTTGAGTACGCCGGTGCTGGTTTCGCCGTGTACAAGGGCTACTAGCTTGTAGGGGCGGTGGTTCAGCTCATCGGCGACGGCCTGGGGGTCAATGGGGTGGCCTGGCTCGGAGCGCAGCACCTTGTAGTTGAACCGGTAGGCGTGGGCAATCTCCACCATGCGCTCGCCAAAAGTACCGCTCACCAGCAGCAAAACCGCATCCCCTTCGTCGGCCAGGTTGGTGAGGCCCGCTTCCATCCCCAGGCTGCCCGACCCCGGCATGGCGGCTAGCAAAGCGCCCTCGCCCGGATCGAACAGAACATTCAGGTATTCCCGAATACGGCGGTTGGTGGCCAGCACCTCAGGGTCGAGATGTCCGCGCATCTCCTTGG
Proteins encoded in this window:
- a CDS encoding aminotransferase class V-fold PLP-dependent enzyme, with the protein product MVLLTPGPTPIHPRVQTALTKEMRGHLDPEVLATNRRIREYLNVLFDPGEGALLAAMPGSGSLGMEAGLTNLADEGDAVLLLVSGTFGERMVEIAHAYRFNYKVLRSEPGHPIDPQAVADELNHRPYKLVALVHGETSTGVLNPVEEIAALVQAHGALFMVDAVTTAGMMPLSMQKLGIDYAFTGSQKCLSAPPGLAPFALSLRGRECLGQVRGWYSDLSRVAVYWEQEGYFCTSPVLLHYALEEALKLALEEGLEKRQQRAGTLYTAVLSLLEELGFSAYAAEGARLPTVLVVRPPQGLHEAEIRKALYARGISVAGGIGPTAGKVLRLGLMGESARPEHYRVFFKALGEVLNKSGLERAFEERVGLIAV